Genomic DNA from Comamonas resistens:
TTGTGGTGGACGAGCCCGGCATCTGAGCCAGCTGGGACACAATCGCGCAGATTCGCGCCTCAGCTCAGGCGCCCTGTTTTCTCTTGCCTATTCGCCTGCCGTGTCCTCCTCCCCCCAGATTTTTGACGCCATCATCATCGGCGCCGGTGCTGCCGGCCTGTTCTGCGCCGCCCAGGCCGGGCAGGGCGGCCTCAAGGTTTTGCTGATCGACCATGCCGAAAAAGTCGCCGAGAAAATCCGCATCTCCGGCGGCGGGCGCTGCAACTTCACCAACCGCGATCTCGATGTGCGCGCACCGCACAAGCATTTCGTAGGCCAGAACCCGCAATTCTGCCGCTCTGCCCTCTCGCGCTTCACGCCCGCCGATTTCATCGCGCTGATGGACAAGCACGGCATTGCCCACCACGAAAAACACAAGGGCCAGCTGTTTGCCGACCACTCGGCCGAGGACATCATTGCCATGCTGCTGGCCGAATGCGCGGCTGGAGGCGTGCAGCGCTGGCAGCCCTGCAGCGTCAAGAAAATAACGTTTTTGGCCTCAGCCCCAGACCCAGAGAGCGCAGACAGCTATCAAATCGAGACGGACCGTGGTCTGGTGCAAGCGCCCAATCTGGTCATCGCCACCGGCGGCCTGAGCATCCCCAAGATCGGGGCGACCGACTTTGGCTACCGCCTCGCCCAGCAGTTCAATCTGCCGCTGGTGGAGCGCACGCCCGGCCTGGTACCCATGACGTTTGACGGCGAAGGCTGGCAACCTTATGCGGGCTTGGCAGGTCTGGCGCTGCCCGTGGAAATCAGCACCGGCAGCAAAAAGGAACGCATGAGCTTCCACGAGGATTTGCTGTTCACCCACCGCGGCCTGTCCGGCCCGGCCGTGCTGCAGATATCGAGCTACTGGAAGCCCGGCACGCCGCTGCAGATCAATCTGCTGCCTGGCGTGGACCTGACCGAGCTGCTGGCCCAGGCCAAGCTCCACTCACGCAAGCTGGTGGCCAACGAGCTGGCAACTCACCTGCCCGCACGCCTGGCCGATGCCTGGGTCGGCCGCATGCCCGAGCTGCAGCGCCCCATCAACGAGGTCAGCGACAAGGCGCTGGCCAGGCTGGCCGAGCAGCTCAGCCGCTGGGA
This window encodes:
- a CDS encoding BaiN/RdsA family NAD(P)/FAD-dependent oxidoreductase, which translates into the protein MSSSPQIFDAIIIGAGAAGLFCAAQAGQGGLKVLLIDHAEKVAEKIRISGGGRCNFTNRDLDVRAPHKHFVGQNPQFCRSALSRFTPADFIALMDKHGIAHHEKHKGQLFADHSAEDIIAMLLAECAAGGVQRWQPCSVKKITFLASAPDPESADSYQIETDRGLVQAPNLVIATGGLSIPKIGATDFGYRLAQQFNLPLVERTPGLVPMTFDGEGWQPYAGLAGLALPVEISTGSKKERMSFHEDLLFTHRGLSGPAVLQISSYWKPGTPLQINLLPGVDLTELLAQAKLHSRKLVANELATHLPARLADAWVGRMPELQRPINEVSDKALARLAEQLSRWEITPTGTEGYKKAEVTLGGVDTKVLSQQTMECKTRPGLYFIGEVVDITGWLGGYNFQWAWASAAACAQALSQTMPQAHSVQTANSVPS